Within Vicia villosa cultivar HV-30 ecotype Madison, WI linkage group LG1, Vvil1.0, whole genome shotgun sequence, the genomic segment TCTCAAACAATTCCGTTTTTATGACAACTTCTTCCTGTAAATGCATATAAACAAACATATCTAACTATACTAAAGAAAACGGATGGGGGATATAAGTACTGACTATTCTAAATCAAGCCGGATTTGGAAAAGTAAATAGATTATTTCACTAATCTTGTTCATATTAAAAGAGTGTGCTATTAGAAACCCCGTATTTACTCAAGTTTAAGATGATGAAATGAGAAGGCATCTTCTATTATCGAAAAGAACATTTCAAATTTAAAGTTTATGTAATAGAGAAATAGGTGTTGGTTGcacactactacaaaaagtaTTCTTTTGACCAGCTTAGAATTAGGTTATGTTTAATCAAACTGTAATTGAAACTTTCCAAAGAGACAATATAAGTTAGACACACTTGCAGAAAATGTAACGAATAATATACATTTTTTTACTGCAAACATCAATACGAAGAGATCGTCAAATTGTGAGTTGTGAGACAGCACTTATGCGTAAGCTTATAACCAGATTGCAAATTTAATTGACAAGCAGAAATACTCTAACTTGAAGAAAAAGTAAGTAAGTCAAGTTTAAGTTCTATATTGTTAAGGTCATCTCAGCTCATTTAACATCTTTGTAAAGCTCATTAAGCAATTGAAAGATTAAAATATCAAATCTCAATCACAGGTGACACTAAAAGGTAAAATTTGTACACAATAGGATTAAAGAATTAATATTTGTCCCAATATAGTTGTAGCTACTTTTGCACCTTCTATCAAGATTAGAATTGAGAATGTGAGTAACGAGAATGCTTATCAATTTTTCTCACACATAGCAAAAGATAATAATTGAAACGGAAAATTGGGAATGAAACAACTATATGCAGGGTTTTACCATTCCACCTATCACCTCCTCTCTCATAAATAAATTTTGGTAACAGAAATGATAATTCATTCACTTAAACTCCCACTTCACAGTTCACACCATTAAACATAGCAGTCCTATTTGTTTCTGGTTCACACCATAATGAACAAACCAAGAAACGTGATGCGTACTAGCGAGGTTGATTGGAATTACTTGTATGAAAAATGCACTAAAAATAGTTAAGCAGAATGTATACATACACTAAGCCTGATATTTGCATCCATGAGAAAATCCAATATTTCTGCAGTAGTTTTTTTAGAATCAGGAGACTGCATGCATTTCCATCGCCAGTACAGCGTCATCCCTCCCTTTTCAAACGTCCATGACAACTGCAATAACATTCACACAAACATTATTTTGAAACAACATTGGTAACACAACAAATATTTTGAAACCAACTGTGAACAAACAACAAACACTTGGTAGGCTATATTTACCCTTTTATGACCATCACCAGCATCAGCAAATGCGTAAACAGAACCAGGTTGCTGAAACCCTAAATACCGCTCAGACAGCTTGACATACTCCGAAACTGGCTGGTCCCACTGAGCCGCACGCTGCTTCAACTCCTCCTCCGATGCTGAGAAAATTCAAAACCCCAGAAAGCAAAATCAAAACTTGAAGAAACGAGTAATGGAATACGAAAGGGTTGACTTAAAGTTAGTGATTAGTAGTACCGTTGCAGTGCCAAGCAGTGGAAGCATCGGTGATGGAGAGGCTGAAGTGTGTATCAAACCAAGTGCCCTTCACGAATATTGCTTCTTCTCCATTGATATGCAGTTTCAAGCATGTGTGTCGCTTCGAATCCTCCATCGATCACAGTTTGAAACAGACAACTACCTTAATTTTGGAGACTCgtgtatttgaatttaattaattaaggatTAGAACAGTCATTAAAACCGATTAAGAAATTACAGAAACTGATTACTAGTGTTTTTACTTTTGGTATTTgataaacaatttcaaaaaattactcAATATTATGAAACAATTTCAGGAGCTTAACACAAGGCGCCCATGGCCTAATGGATAAGGCGCTTGACTTCTAATCAAGCGATTGTGGGTtcgagtcccactgggcgtgctcttttttattatattattcttgAATTTTCCTATTCAATCTTAAACTACGTGTTgtttcataaaagaaaaaaagtaaaCTTTTTGGTTCAAAGGAGTTTTAACTACTGTTATTTTTCTATTCAGATATGATTTCTTTATCAAAAAAGTTATGTTTAACAAGAATTTAATGATATTTCTAAATTTACAATATTAGGTTGGTATTTCTTTGTTAATTTATGGTATACAGTAGATTATTTCTAATGGTTgcctttgttgttgtttttctatGTTTATAAACAATCAAAACAAGTTTGTGAAGATTTCATGATTGGTGAACAATACAAAGATCCAATTTTCAAACAAAGCACCTTTGGAATTAGAGATTTTAAGTTGTGGGGGaagatattatttatataattttctcaattttattatcactaaaaatatttatctatttatttttatatataaataattaataacaatatGAGTAGTTGTTTGTAAtattggatgataacatcttgatgttaaaaaaattaatataaaataaattatattttattcacctatattttaattttaaaattgatttttaaaataaaaaactcaggacccgtttgttttggcttttttttaaaatgatttttatagtattaccaaattttgtgaaaaatttttttacaaagaaactttttataaaagcttcaaatgaaaattttgtttgaatagttatccttaaaatgtgatttaaggtatttcatctatttatgggaaaaaaaattggatatcaaaattttaaaaaatcacttaattttgaagctatttcaaatagattttcataaaaatcatttttgaaatacaactttttgaaaaaattatgattttaactaagttttggtcttcaattatgtatgtttatgttataagatgtcaaaattattgtttcattttagaaaaaaacgaatattaaaaaacttgtaatattttgaaaaacggttttagaaaatctattttcaaaaatacaaagaaaaaatccatttttttaaagctgaaacaaactggccctcaatcatctcaaacggACTAAAACGAATTATTTATATACTATCAGATTTTGCACATAATATGATATATTCACACCAAATGTTTCAATTGATGGATTACACTATTTTAATGAAGAAACTAGTAAAgtcgatataaatattatatagttatgattaaaaaatttataaaaaatttatacgaattagtaaaaaaaattcaatgttgattgtcatataaatattaatttaatttattaagttgtaATAGTTGTCAAGATATACATAGATTTGATAATTTCTATTAAACCAAATATATGGTGGAAAAACATGTTTGGCCCGTCggacatgcctataatttttataattatttataaaaatttctattaacaaatattataaaataaaacctattataaaccaaaaaaaataaattggtttaataatttaattagatttaatGAATTGAATGTTGTAGTAATTCAAAAGTCATAAAACATATCATCTCTAATATCTGtttaatttaagtaaatattttgtcggcccgtcagACATGCCTATaagttttaaattctttgtattgtaaatttatggattctattaatattatatgattttatcatCTAATAGGAAATAAATTTAAACACAACTACGTTTTATAAGGAATCTCTGACAAATCTCGGACAAATAACGATTgttgaaaaacttaaaaaaaaaaattgaaaaatggaatgtaataattaaattgtaaaaaatatcatataaataaaattcatatgaatataaaattcttatattatgaatttatatatgcaaaaatataaatatttggtgaatttttacGACTGTGtttattttgcaaaaaaaattatgCATTATTTTGTAACGGTTGTGTTTTAGAATATACATCTAACCTATTAAttaggaattattattattacatttttttgaCGGGAAGAGATTAACTTATTTCATTAATAACAATATTCTGAATACATGTTGGAATATCATAGAAATTATGAAAACTAGCCATAAATGGAGCCACCCGTGCAAGAGCGTGAGCAACCTCATTAGCTTGTCTTCTAACGaacttaacatgagagttcctaaAGAAAAGAGCCATCAACCGGTTACATTCTCCCGTAATAGCTCCAAGATTCGAGTCATTAGGTCTCGCAATAGTCACACTATCCACAACTCGCTTAGCATCTAATTCAAAATCCATATTGTCGTACCCCAGATCATGGACCCAGTTTAAAGCTTTCAGAAGACCTAGAGCCTCTCCAATAACAACATCGGTGCAAGGCGAAAACCATTATGTTCGGGCTACAATGAAATTACCCATGTCATCTCTTATGCAAGCACCAAAACCAACCTTATTATGGGAAAAAGCGGCATCAATATTGCACTTAAATCTGCCCCTCTGAGGTTTTTCCCATATGATAATAGCTGGCGGGGAATTAATAATCCCATTGCTGGGACGATACTGTTGGGCCTCTTTCCAATATGTCAACAACTGATTTACCCGCTGACATATAAGCATCGGAGAGTCTTCCACCTGATTCCAAACCTGATTATTTCTCCCTTTCCAGATACTCCATAAGGTAACTGAGAAAATCGCTTTTTGGTCTTGATTGGAAACCTGCAAAAAGGAGAAAATCACATACGCAAATAACTCTCC encodes:
- the LOC131644329 gene encoding DNA repair protein XRCC4 gives rise to the protein MEDSKRHTCLKLHINGEEAIFVKGTWFDTHFSLSITDASTAWHCNASEEELKQRAAQWDQPVSEYVKLSERYLGFQQPGSVYAFADAGDGHKRLSWTFEKGGMTLYWRWKCMQSPDSKKTTAEILDFLMDANIRLSEEVVIKTELFEKTKVEAEKCLAQSERIANERVEFESEIYSKFLGVLNSKKAKLRELRDQLSKQDNTEKHPQEEEDADKTESFDEESDYDKSDEDEDPQTCITSSSKDVVANKPSRRRGSKLS